A region from the Candidatus Bathyarchaeota archaeon genome encodes:
- a CDS encoding TldD/PmbA family protein, which produces MEDLQFLIDHGLSRGADFVEVRYQKRSRTMANVKKGELDSATSGVLEGYGIRALKNGSWGFAVTSLLDRATLLHKVEEAVRLAVSSAPAKTTKSELATAKATKIKAVSEVKDDPKDHSLEEKIKLALELDKFITGYSNEIASTSVRYDENLVEKRYINSEGSDCYLFDVKPELFMMVIAKKGDVMTEVFEGVCRTGGWEIFKTKDPQAMAKRACERAVRLLSAKVVPSGTHVAILDPELVGLLSHEAIGHTVEADLVISGTAATGKIGEKVASDMVTLVDDGTIPWCAGWVPFDDEGVEGKKTVVIEKGVLKSYLHSRETAAKFNVEPTGNSRAWNYRDIPLIRMRATYIEAGDWDREEIIQDTKDGLVLFGSGSGQADSNAEFMFGVQEACKIHNGEIGESFRGVTISGSAYAVLKSVDALGKDFSLELGRGYCGKMQIAKVDAGGPTVRCKMLFGGV; this is translated from the coding sequence GTGGAGGATTTACAATTTCTAATTGACCACGGTTTATCACGAGGCGCTGACTTCGTAGAGGTAAGATACCAAAAGCGATCAAGAACGATGGCAAATGTCAAGAAAGGCGAGTTAGATAGTGCTACTTCAGGTGTTTTGGAAGGTTATGGGATTAGAGCGTTGAAAAATGGGAGTTGGGGATTCGCTGTTACAAGCTTGCTTGACCGAGCGACCCTTCTTCATAAGGTTGAAGAAGCTGTGAGACTAGCCGTAAGCTCAGCACCCGCAAAGACTACAAAGAGCGAACTCGCCACCGCTAAGGCAACAAAAATAAAAGCAGTGTCAGAAGTAAAAGATGACCCAAAAGATCATTCTCTTGAAGAGAAAATCAAACTTGCACTTGAACTCGACAAGTTTATAACAGGATATTCAAACGAGATAGCTTCAACATCAGTCAGGTACGATGAGAATTTGGTAGAAAAACGCTACATAAATTCTGAAGGTTCTGATTGTTACCTTTTCGATGTTAAACCCGAGCTTTTTATGATGGTGATTGCCAAAAAAGGCGACGTCATGACTGAAGTCTTCGAAGGAGTTTGCCGTACAGGAGGATGGGAGATCTTTAAGACAAAAGACCCTCAGGCAATGGCTAAGAGGGCATGCGAAAGAGCTGTAAGATTGCTTTCAGCAAAAGTTGTACCCTCTGGTACACATGTGGCTATTTTAGATCCTGAACTTGTAGGCTTGTTGAGTCACGAAGCTATAGGGCATACTGTTGAAGCAGATCTGGTTATCTCTGGCACCGCAGCAACTGGAAAGATTGGAGAAAAGGTGGCAAGTGACATGGTAACATTGGTTGACGATGGCACGATTCCTTGGTGTGCGGGTTGGGTTCCCTTCGATGACGAGGGAGTAGAAGGGAAAAAGACGGTAGTTATAGAGAAAGGCGTTTTGAAAAGCTATTTACACAGCCGAGAAACTGCTGCCAAATTCAACGTGGAGCCAACAGGTAATAGCCGGGCATGGAATTACCGTGATATACCTCTGATTAGAATGAGGGCAACGTATATTGAAGCGGGAGATTGGGATAGAGAAGAAATAATTCAAGACACAAAGGACGGACTTGTTCTATTCGGTTCTGGCAGTGGGCAAGCTGACAGCAACGCTGAGTTTATGTTTGGCGTTCAAGAAGCCTGCAAAATACACAACGGAGAGATTGGAGAATCTTTCAGAGGAGTAACTATTTCTGGCAGTGCTTATGCTGTGCTGAAAAGTGTAGATGCATTGGGCAAAGATTTCAGCCTTGAGTTGGGAAGAGGTTACTGTGGAAAGATGCAGATAGCTAAAGTGGACGCTGGAGGTCCAACTGTACGCTGCAAAATGCTTTTCGGCGGAGTGTGA
- a CDS encoding TldD/PmbA family protein, with protein sequence MEVSIIAEKAVRYARKLGADAAEAYVLKQKSIMVHVEQGTISNESVQEIGGVGIRIIRDNACGFSHIDKLAEKKVKQIVENAYHIAKASIPDPNNILPHPKPFLKTEGIYDKRIVDFQVENVVEMTKNMLDAALNYDQRVRADMGGMEIRVEEEALANTEGVNVVEEGTFMGVFIWGLARENGEVTSIAGEEGYSRQLDLNVEEIGTTFAEKAVKQFGAKKIDSFEGTVILDFAPAAELIGGTLAFGVRSDNVQRNASPLKGKIGSELAVPQLNVIDDGLLEGGMMTKTFDDEGNPRKRTSILEKGVLKNFLFNTYTSKKEGTESTGNASRRRLGLFFVPSLPFESPPQLIPSNLIIKSSDRTKEQLIEEVDKGVLVGRFSGNTELSNGNFSGSVKQGFLIENGEIKHPLIGTMISGNSYELMKNISGISREFKILESRGIPSVQSPIIRAEKMKITGKT encoded by the coding sequence ATGGAAGTCTCAATAATTGCAGAAAAAGCTGTTCGATACGCACGAAAACTTGGGGCTGACGCTGCTGAAGCATACGTGCTAAAACAGAAAAGCATCATGGTCCATGTTGAACAGGGCACTATCTCCAATGAATCTGTCCAAGAAATTGGCGGAGTCGGGATTAGAATAATAAGAGATAATGCATGTGGCTTCTCGCATATCGACAAGCTGGCAGAAAAGAAAGTCAAGCAAATAGTTGAAAACGCCTACCACATAGCTAAAGCCAGTATTCCTGACCCCAACAATATCCTACCACATCCGAAACCTTTCCTAAAAACTGAAGGAATCTACGACAAGAGAATTGTGGATTTTCAAGTTGAAAACGTTGTGGAAATGACGAAAAACATGCTTGATGCAGCATTGAATTATGATCAACGAGTGAGAGCTGATATGGGTGGAATGGAAATTCGAGTCGAAGAGGAGGCTTTGGCAAATACTGAGGGCGTAAATGTGGTTGAAGAAGGAACATTTATGGGAGTCTTTATATGGGGTCTAGCAAGAGAAAATGGTGAAGTCACATCTATCGCAGGAGAAGAGGGTTACTCACGCCAACTAGATCTAAACGTTGAGGAGATCGGAACAACTTTTGCTGAAAAAGCAGTGAAGCAGTTTGGAGCCAAAAAAATAGATTCCTTCGAAGGCACCGTTATTTTAGATTTCGCTCCAGCGGCAGAACTGATAGGCGGGACCTTAGCCTTCGGCGTCAGAAGCGATAACGTCCAACGAAATGCAAGTCCTCTTAAAGGAAAGATTGGAAGCGAACTGGCGGTTCCACAACTGAATGTGATCGACGATGGCCTACTGGAAGGAGGGATGATGACCAAGACTTTTGACGATGAGGGTAATCCAAGAAAGAGAACGTCGATTCTGGAGAAAGGAGTTTTGAAGAACTTCCTCTTTAACACCTACACCTCAAAGAAAGAAGGAACAGAAAGCACGGGCAACGCTTCAAGAAGGCGACTAGGTTTATTCTTTGTTCCATCGTTACCATTCGAATCTCCTCCACAATTGATTCCCAGCAACCTTATCATAAAATCAAGCGACCGGACAAAAGAGCAGCTCATCGAAGAGGTTGATAAAGGAGTCCTTGTAGGGCGCTTCTCAGGCAATACAGAGCTCAGTAACGGTAACTTCTCTGGCAGCGTTAAGCAAGGTTTCTTGATTGAAAATGGAGAAATAAAGCATCCTCTTATTGGAACTATGATTTCAGGCAACTCATACGAACTTATGAAGAACATCTCTGGCATAAGCAGAGAGTTCAAAATCCTCGAGTCACGGGGAATACCATCCGTTCAAAGCCCCATAATAAGAGCCGAAAAAATGAAAATAACCGGAAAAACCTAG
- a CDS encoding methylmalonyl-CoA mutase family protein produces the protein MTNPQDSKYLKGKKEKWKKKTVEKTLTRLPERKNKFQTSSNITVERLYTPLETKDLDYIQDLGFPGEYPYTRGVYPTMYRARFWTMRQYAGFGTAEQTNQRFRYLLHQGQTGLSVAFDFPTQIGLDCDYPLALGEVGKVGVSVGTLKEMELLFEEISLDKVSTSMTINAPAAVLLAMYVAIAQKQGISPSTLGGTVQNDVLKEYVARGMYIYPLKPSMKLVTDIFEYCSKNMPRWNTISISGYHIREAGATAVQEVAFTLANGIAYVQAAIDRGLNVDNFARRLSFFFACHNNFLEEIAKFRAARRLWARIMRERFEAGKPSSWQLRFHTQTSGVALTAQQPHNNIVRVALQALAAVLGGTQSLHTNSFDEAYALPSQKAVTVALRTQQIIACESGVADTVDPTAGSYCIEALTTQIEEDAMRYIEEIDRQGGAVNAIEKGYMQREIIESAYKYQREVEKKDRTIVGLNEFITEEEVPIKILRVDPAIEMKVVERLSRVKKERNNRKVRDALEILRHLAEEETENLVPPILEAVKEYATVGEICDVLREVYGEYKPLTIF, from the coding sequence TTGACGAACCCGCAAGATTCCAAATATCTCAAAGGGAAAAAAGAGAAATGGAAAAAAAAGACAGTAGAAAAAACTCTAACGCGTCTTCCAGAAAGAAAGAACAAGTTTCAGACCAGCTCAAACATTACCGTTGAAAGACTCTATACTCCCCTTGAAACAAAAGACTTGGACTACATTCAAGATTTAGGCTTTCCAGGCGAATATCCTTACACTCGCGGCGTCTATCCAACAATGTATCGTGCTCGATTTTGGACTATGCGGCAATACGCAGGCTTTGGGACAGCAGAGCAGACAAATCAGCGTTTTAGATACTTGCTTCATCAGGGCCAGACTGGCTTAAGCGTGGCTTTTGACTTTCCTACACAGATTGGATTGGACTGTGACTATCCTCTGGCGCTGGGTGAAGTTGGAAAAGTAGGGGTAAGCGTTGGCACATTGAAGGAAATGGAGCTTTTGTTTGAAGAGATATCTCTAGATAAAGTATCGACGAGCATGACGATAAACGCGCCCGCCGCAGTGCTTCTGGCCATGTACGTCGCCATAGCACAAAAACAAGGAATCTCCCCGTCGACCCTAGGTGGCACCGTTCAAAACGATGTTCTCAAAGAATACGTGGCTCGTGGCATGTACATTTACCCTCTTAAACCAAGCATGAAACTTGTTACGGACATTTTCGAATACTGTAGCAAGAACATGCCCCGCTGGAACACGATAAGCATAAGTGGTTACCACATTCGCGAGGCAGGCGCAACAGCGGTTCAGGAAGTTGCCTTCACTCTTGCTAATGGCATCGCTTACGTGCAAGCGGCAATTGACCGTGGCTTGAACGTAGACAACTTTGCCAGAAGACTCTCCTTCTTTTTTGCATGTCACAACAATTTTCTTGAAGAAATCGCCAAATTTCGAGCTGCCCGGCGATTATGGGCGCGTATAATGCGAGAAAGATTTGAAGCTGGAAAGCCTTCATCTTGGCAATTACGCTTCCACACACAGACCAGCGGCGTGGCGTTAACTGCACAGCAACCCCACAACAACATCGTTCGCGTTGCACTTCAAGCCCTTGCAGCAGTGCTCGGCGGAACACAAAGCTTACACACCAACAGTTTCGACGAAGCATACGCATTACCAAGTCAAAAGGCTGTAACTGTCGCTCTGCGCACACAGCAAATTATTGCCTGCGAAAGTGGTGTTGCTGACACTGTTGATCCAACAGCTGGAAGCTATTGCATTGAGGCTTTAACCACTCAGATTGAGGAAGATGCTATGCGCTACATTGAGGAAATCGACCGACAGGGAGGCGCAGTGAATGCCATAGAGAAAGGTTACATGCAGCGTGAAATTATAGAAAGCGCCTACAAATACCAGAGAGAAGTTGAGAAAAAAGACCGCACAATTGTTGGTTTAAACGAATTCATAACTGAAGAGGAAGTGCCTATCAAGATTTTGCGGGTTGACCCTGCTATTGAAATGAAAGTAGTTGAACGGTTGAGCCGCGTGAAAAAGGAAAGAAACAACCGAAAAGTCAGGGACGCTCTTGAAATTTTGCGTCATTTGGCTGAAGAGGAAACAGAAAACCTTGTGCCACCTATCTTAGAGGCTGTCAAAGAATATGCTACAGTAGGCGAAATATGCGACGTTCTACGGGAAGTTTATGGCGAATACAAGCCATTAACTATCTTTTAG
- a CDS encoding pyridoxal phosphate-dependent aminotransferase — MSSIFARRMQDLGTETAFEVLAKAKALEKQGREIIHLEIGEPDFDTPKNIRDAATKAMNSGYTHYVPAAGIPELREAIAEHISETRNITVNPEEVVVTPGAKPIIFFSILACVEMGDEVMYPNPGFPIYESLIKFLGAKPVPMPLKEENDFALDTVDTVEKISDKTKMIILNFPENPTGGVLIKENLEAIADKVKDRDDLIIVSDEVYSRMIYEGEHRSIASLPGIKDKTVIIDGFSKTYAMTGWRLGYGVMPKNLAEKITQLMINSNSCTCAFSQMAGVEALRGPQDEVERMVEELKGRREVIVSGLNRIEGITCNKPQATFYVFPNVKGVNLDSRKLPDFLLNKAGVATLSGTAFGEYGEGYMRFSFANSIPNIEKALTRTDEALQTL, encoded by the coding sequence ATGTCTTCAATATTTGCGAGGAGAATGCAAGATCTAGGCACAGAAACCGCATTTGAGGTTCTTGCAAAAGCTAAAGCCCTAGAAAAACAAGGTCGCGAAATAATCCACCTCGAAATTGGTGAGCCAGACTTTGATACACCTAAAAATATCAGAGACGCAGCAACAAAAGCCATGAACTCCGGCTATACGCATTATGTTCCTGCTGCTGGAATTCCTGAACTGAGAGAAGCCATAGCAGAACACATCTCAGAAACAAGAAACATCACAGTAAACCCTGAAGAAGTTGTTGTGACACCTGGCGCCAAGCCAATAATATTCTTCAGCATACTGGCTTGCGTCGAAATGGGTGACGAAGTGATGTATCCAAACCCGGGATTCCCGATATATGAATCTCTGATAAAATTCCTCGGCGCAAAACCAGTGCCCATGCCACTGAAAGAAGAAAACGATTTTGCACTAGACACCGTGGACACAGTGGAAAAAATCTCAGACAAAACCAAGATGATTATTCTTAACTTCCCAGAAAACCCCACAGGCGGCGTGTTAATAAAAGAGAACTTGGAAGCTATCGCTGACAAAGTCAAAGACAGAGACGATTTGATTATAGTTTCAGATGAAGTGTACAGTCGGATGATTTACGAAGGTGAGCATAGAAGCATTGCTTCGCTTCCAGGAATAAAAGACAAAACAGTGATAATAGACGGGTTCTCAAAAACATACGCTATGACTGGGTGGCGACTGGGTTACGGAGTTATGCCAAAGAACTTGGCGGAAAAAATCACGCAGCTCATGATAAACTCTAACTCTTGCACTTGTGCCTTCTCACAGATGGCGGGCGTCGAAGCTTTACGTGGCCCTCAAGATGAGGTGGAAAGGATGGTGGAAGAGTTAAAGGGAAGACGCGAAGTCATAGTATCTGGCTTAAACAGAATAGAGGGCATAACCTGCAATAAACCTCAAGCTACGTTCTACGTCTTCCCAAACGTGAAAGGAGTAAACTTGGACAGCCGAAAACTACCGGACTTTCTGCTTAATAAGGCAGGCGTGGCTACGTTGTCAGGCACGGCTTTCGGCGAGTATGGTGAAGGCTACATGCGATTCTCATTTGCCAACTCTATTCCTAACATTGAAAAAGCCTTGACACGGACAGACGAAGCACTTCAAACTCTCTAA
- a CDS encoding winged helix-turn-helix domain-containing protein, producing MYENDNGGKQSTSKPLKMSVCIVDAPDKIRLLADFTRTEILQLLCEHPMTEAQLSDELGLTRAAIGYHLKLLMKAQLIYLERVEPEEHGILQKFYSPVAAFFIVNCDRIPKDVKRFFIQMQIVNLRGIFIAFQLQHRFFGVSPATLEKLALMMLKQLENTGRKYSKEGPVENAETLKVKIYAEALRVLTKQDEWHALFRKSREPKL from the coding sequence GTGTATGAAAACGATAATGGAGGAAAACAGAGCACGTCTAAACCCCTCAAAATGAGCGTTTGCATCGTAGATGCCCCCGACAAGATCCGATTACTCGCCGACTTCACGCGAACGGAAATTTTACAGTTACTGTGCGAACATCCTATGACAGAGGCTCAACTCTCCGACGAACTCGGTCTGACAAGAGCCGCGATTGGCTATCACCTCAAGCTGCTGATGAAGGCTCAACTTATTTACTTGGAAAGAGTTGAGCCCGAGGAACACGGCATCTTACAGAAATTTTACAGCCCTGTAGCGGCTTTCTTCATAGTAAACTGCGATCGTATACCAAAGGATGTTAAGAGATTCTTTATACAGATGCAGATTGTGAATCTAAGAGGAATCTTCATCGCTTTCCAGCTGCAACACCGTTTCTTTGGCGTCTCACCGGCAACCCTCGAAAAATTGGCTCTGATGATGCTCAAGCAACTTGAGAATACCGGCCGAAAATACTCAAAAGAGGGACCAGTAGAAAACGCTGAGACCCTAAAAGTAAAGATATACGCCGAAGCCCTCAGAGTCCTTACTAAACAAGACGAGTGGCACGCCCTATTCAGAAAGTCCAGAGAACCTAAACTTTAG
- a CDS encoding Lrp/AsnC family transcriptional regulator: MMDEIDLHIIEKLTKNARMSFRKIAEELKISPDTVINRYQKLQEKGVIRGSTVVINPKKVGYHCMAAFLIDALSLHILGNEANPVDSSLILDKLISMPNIILATKTVGDHDLLAIGVAMDFEHLMHMTHEIARIPGVKDIQVSFWVEKSSLCPKYFIV, translated from the coding sequence ATGATGGATGAAATTGACCTACACATAATCGAGAAACTGACGAAGAATGCTCGCATGTCTTTCCGAAAAATTGCTGAGGAACTCAAAATATCTCCTGACACGGTGATAAACAGGTATCAAAAACTACAAGAGAAAGGTGTAATTCGAGGATCCACAGTAGTAATCAATCCGAAGAAAGTTGGGTATCATTGTATGGCTGCATTTCTTATTGATGCATTATCCCTACATATATTAGGAAACGAGGCTAATCCAGTCGATTCATCACTGATTCTGGACAAACTGATTTCAATGCCAAACATAATTCTAGCCACAAAAACTGTCGGGGATCATGACTTGTTAGCTATCGGAGTGGCAATGGATTTTGAGCATCTGATGCACATGACCCATGAAATCGCACGAATACCAGGCGTGAAGGACATTCAGGTTTCCTTTTGGGTCGAGAAATCTTCCCTTTGCCCCAAATACTTCATAGTTTAG
- a CDS encoding Lrp/AsnC family transcriptional regulator: protein MTRGTQVDEIDVNILRALQRDARHNFVDIAKNCSVSTDTISKRFRKMKEAGIIRGTTILLNPKSFGYDCVASIGVDVSYPRLNEVVELIQTIPEIVFFTTSIGREDIFCIAVLKNIGKLSQIKDLIKGHPLVRNVTTSIWVDEILLCPENFEFKHLRK, encoded by the coding sequence ATGACTCGTGGGACACAAGTTGATGAGATTGATGTAAATATTCTTAGGGCTCTTCAGAGAGACGCGCGTCATAATTTCGTTGACATCGCAAAGAATTGCAGTGTCTCAACTGATACGATAAGCAAGAGATTTAGAAAAATGAAAGAAGCGGGAATTATCAGGGGAACAACCATACTATTGAATCCCAAAAGCTTCGGATATGACTGCGTTGCGAGCATAGGTGTAGACGTAAGCTATCCACGTCTCAACGAAGTTGTTGAACTAATCCAAACTATCCCGGAAATTGTCTTCTTCACTACTTCTATAGGCAGAGAAGACATCTTTTGCATCGCAGTTCTTAAGAACATTGGCAAGCTCAGCCAAATAAAGGATCTAATAAAGGGGCACCCTCTGGTTAGAAATGTAACTACTAGCATCTGGGTTGACGAAATATTACTATGCCCTGAAAATTTCGAATTTAAACATCTCAGAAAGTAG
- the nuoE gene encoding NADH-quinone oxidoreductase subunit NuoE, with amino-acid sequence MENVSEHSKVDKIIEGYSREKSALIAVLQEIENSYGYLPAWTLRQVSEKLEVPLIQVYGVASFYDAFHLTPRGKYLIRVCLGTACYLRGSTRVLEALERELNIKDGETTPDLEFSIQSVRCLGACALAPVMIIDERYFDKMTPTKINSVLKRVQEKNENS; translated from the coding sequence ATGGAAAATGTTTCTGAACACAGTAAAGTCGACAAGATTATTGAAGGTTATTCTCGTGAAAAGTCAGCATTGATTGCTGTATTGCAAGAGATTGAAAATTCGTATGGTTATCTTCCGGCTTGGACGTTGAGACAAGTATCCGAGAAACTTGAAGTTCCTCTGATCCAAGTCTACGGCGTCGCTTCCTTCTACGATGCATTTCACCTGACACCCCGTGGCAAATACCTCATTCGTGTTTGTCTTGGAACGGCATGCTACTTGAGAGGCTCAACTCGGGTTCTTGAGGCTTTAGAAAGAGAGTTGAACATAAAAGATGGCGAGACAACGCCTGACCTAGAGTTTAGTATTCAATCAGTCCGGTGTCTTGGTGCATGCGCGTTAGCGCCCGTTATGATCATTGATGAGCGCTACTTCGACAAGATGACCCCGACGAAAATCAATAGTGTGTTGAAACGGGTACAGGAAAAAAATGAAAACAGTTAG
- a CDS encoding 4Fe-4S binding protein, with the protein MKTVRTHQELVALRNSLLENRDPNKPCVRVCVSTGCRARGSLDVLEAFRDEAMKQGSGIDVDVKQTGCHGFCERGPVVVIGPKEIFYQGVKPSDVPEVVSKTLHNGEVVDRLLYVNPATHQKVLCETEVPFYKMQTRRILANNGRIDPTNILDYIAVGGYQALAKAITAMSCGKIIDTVEKSGLRGLGGGGFPTGRKWRSCREAEGDIKFVIGNGDEGDPGAFSDRSLMEANPHSILEGMIIGAYAIGANQGYLYVRTEYPLALKHLQIAIDQAKEYGFLGNSIFGSRFDLVIKIIRGGGAFVCGESSALVASIEGKVGEPRAKYIHTVERGLWSKPTNLNNVKTWACVPLIINNGADWYAKIGTEKCKGTAIFSLVGKVNNTGLIEVPMGTPLKQIIYDIGGGILEGKKFKAVQTGGPSGGCIPEELLDLPVDFDKLTEAGSMMGSGGMIVMDEATCMVDVARYFLDFLQYESCGKCVPCREGVKRMLEIVTDITAGRAKKENLELLQELAEMVKDFSLCGLGRTSPNTVLSTLKYFQDEYQTHVKDKKCTAGICKDLIEYFILEDKCTGCGACLKLCPQQAIQGEPKNPYTIDPSKCIRCGICRDACPFEAIMVK; encoded by the coding sequence ATGAAAACAGTTAGAACTCACCAAGAGCTTGTAGCTCTGCGAAACTCTTTGCTGGAAAACAGAGATCCGAATAAGCCTTGTGTAAGAGTATGCGTCAGTACGGGGTGCCGAGCACGTGGTAGCTTAGATGTTCTCGAGGCTTTTCGGGACGAGGCCATGAAGCAAGGCTCTGGGATCGATGTGGATGTCAAGCAAACAGGGTGTCATGGCTTCTGCGAAAGAGGTCCTGTGGTTGTAATAGGGCCCAAAGAAATTTTCTACCAAGGAGTAAAGCCAAGTGATGTTCCTGAAGTCGTTTCGAAAACACTGCACAACGGGGAGGTCGTTGACAGGCTTTTGTATGTAAATCCTGCAACGCACCAAAAAGTTCTTTGTGAAACTGAAGTGCCTTTCTACAAAATGCAGACAAGACGAATTCTTGCTAACAACGGACGAATTGACCCCACAAACATACTTGATTACATCGCTGTTGGAGGTTATCAGGCTCTCGCGAAAGCTATTACAGCAATGTCTTGTGGGAAAATTATTGATACTGTCGAAAAATCTGGGTTACGCGGTCTCGGCGGCGGAGGTTTCCCCACTGGACGAAAATGGAGATCGTGCCGAGAAGCTGAGGGGGACATTAAATTCGTGATCGGAAATGGTGATGAAGGTGATCCTGGAGCCTTCAGTGACAGAAGCCTCATGGAAGCGAATCCCCACAGCATTCTGGAAGGCATGATCATAGGAGCCTACGCCATAGGAGCGAATCAAGGTTACCTTTATGTTCGTACCGAGTATCCCCTAGCATTGAAGCACCTTCAGATAGCAATAGACCAAGCAAAAGAATACGGGTTTTTGGGAAACAGCATATTTGGTTCTAGGTTCGACCTAGTCATCAAGATAATCCGCGGTGGGGGCGCATTCGTATGTGGCGAATCTTCTGCATTAGTCGCTTCCATAGAAGGCAAAGTGGGTGAGCCAAGAGCAAAATACATCCATACAGTTGAGCGGGGTTTATGGAGCAAACCGACTAATCTGAATAACGTTAAGACATGGGCCTGCGTCCCTTTAATTATCAATAATGGCGCGGATTGGTATGCAAAAATAGGAACCGAGAAATGTAAAGGAACAGCAATCTTCTCTCTCGTTGGAAAAGTAAACAACACAGGCCTCATTGAAGTGCCAATGGGAACCCCACTTAAGCAGATCATTTACGATATAGGTGGAGGGATACTTGAAGGCAAGAAGTTTAAAGCTGTTCAAACAGGTGGCCCTTCCGGTGGATGTATACCTGAAGAACTGCTCGACCTCCCAGTAGATTTTGACAAGTTAACCGAAGCTGGCTCAATGATGGGATCTGGCGGTATGATCGTTATGGATGAAGCCACATGTATGGTTGACGTGGCGCGGTATTTCCTCGACTTCTTACAGTACGAATCTTGCGGCAAATGTGTTCCCTGCCGCGAAGGAGTCAAAAGGATGCTTGAGATCGTAACCGACATAACCGCAGGTCGTGCCAAGAAAGAAAATTTGGAACTTCTTCAAGAGTTGGCAGAGATGGTTAAGGATTTTTCTCTTTGTGGTCTTGGTCGAACATCTCCAAACACTGTCCTGTCAACTTTGAAATATTTCCAAGATGAATATCAAACTCACGTGAAAGACAAAAAGTGCACTGCAGGCATTTGCAAAGACCTTATTGAGTATTTCATTCTTGAAGACAAATGCACAGGATGTGGTGCCTGTTTGAAACTCTGTCCTCAACAGGCCATACAAGGCGAACCAAAGAATCCCTACACCATAGACCCCAGCAAATGCATTAGATGTGGCATCTGCCGAGATGCTTGCCCATTTGAAGCGATAATGGTGAAGTAG
- a CDS encoding 2Fe-2S iron-sulfur cluster-binding protein, with product MVTLTIDGVKVQAEEGSTILEVARFYGFNIPTLCYHDELTPYGACRLCMVEVDDGRRTRLVTSCLYPAKEGIRVKTHSQRVIKGRKLILELLIARCPNSKTLQDLASKIGLEQVRFKMESKDCILCGLCVRMCAEQMGSGAIGFVGRGQKREVVTPFRMSSEICRNCGACMYICPVVELQCRGVKSPGELCNSCLVITPQCVEKYDQVMCTLDSCGACVQKEEK from the coding sequence ATGGTAACCCTCACAATTGACGGAGTAAAAGTTCAAGCAGAAGAAGGTTCCACTATACTTGAAGTCGCTAGATTCTACGGGTTCAACATCCCAACCTTATGCTACCACGATGAGTTGACTCCCTACGGCGCCTGTCGTTTATGTATGGTAGAGGTTGACGACGGAAGAAGAACGAGACTAGTGACCTCTTGCCTATACCCTGCTAAGGAAGGAATAAGAGTAAAAACGCACTCGCAGAGAGTGATAAAGGGGCGGAAGCTAATATTAGAATTGTTAATTGCCAGATGCCCCAACTCAAAGACCCTGCAAGACTTAGCCTCCAAGATAGGATTGGAGCAAGTCAGATTCAAGATGGAAAGCAAAGACTGCATCCTATGCGGGTTATGCGTAAGGATGTGCGCTGAACAGATGGGAAGCGGAGCAATAGGTTTTGTGGGCAGAGGGCAAAAAAGAGAAGTAGTTACCCCCTTCCGTATGTCCAGCGAAATATGCCGTAACTGCGGAGCCTGCATGTATATTTGCCCTGTAGTAGAACTGCAGTGCCGAGGCGTAAAATCTCCAGGAGAACTCTGCAACTCCTGTCTTGTCATAACCCCGCAATGTGTAGAAAAGTATGACCAAGTCATGTGTACTCTAGACTCATGTGGAGCCTGTGTACAAAAGGAGGAAAAATAG